The Leishmania mexicana MHOM/GT/2001/U1103 complete genome, chromosome 32 genome has a window encoding:
- a CDS encoding cysteine conjugate beta-lyase,aminotransferase-like protein, translated as MSKINTAQRLRGLSTSTIWEEMTPLANEYKAVNLGQGFPSFAPPRLLLEELEKVIQYSEQAPLAHQYCPPRGNAELVAQLCKSYTKLLSRDIQASNVVVTNGVTQALNAVFQAFINQGDEVVLVEPFYDAYYQDIFITGGVTKYVSLQPSTESAENWKLTREALLEVVNEKTKFILINTPQNVPGKVWNVEELQIIAEVAKQFDAVVISDEVYMHLTYGKPHVSIASLPDMWERTVTLCSAGKTFSCTGWKIGWAVGCAKLTAPIAQVVSYQSFCCSTPLQIAIARAAAKAAENGFYDILRDEYSARVEQVSSMLAASGLCPVNPQGGFFVLADITKVDPKHYYDASNKSQAKDWQFCMWLIKKIGVCAIPVTAFCQEQSKPLYENYVRFACCRSQSELHTAAERLQNLQDYLL; from the coding sequence ATGTCGAAAATCAACACTGCTCAGCGTCTTCGAGGGCTCTCAACCAGCACCATCTGGGAGGAGATGACACCGCTAGCCAACGAGTACAAAGCAGTCAACCTCGGTCAAGGCTTTCCTAGCTTTGCTCCTCCACGGCTCCTCCTTGAAGAGCTGGAGAAAGTCATTCAATATAGTGAACAGGCACCTCTTGCTCACCAATACTGCCCTCCTCGCGGTAACGCGGAGCTCGTCGCGCAGCTGTGCAAAAGTTACACAAAGCTGCTTTCCCGGGATATTCAGGCCTCCAATGTGGTTGTGACAAATGGCGTGACACAGGCTCTCAACGCCGTATTTCAGGCCTTTATCAACCAAGGCGATGAAGTCGTTCTTGTAGAGCCTTTCTACGATGCCTACTACCAGGACATTTTTATCACTGGCGGGGTAACCAAGTACGTATCTCTCCAGCCCTCCACGGAATCAGCAGAGAACTGGAAGCTGACCCGTGAGGCGCTTCTTGAGGTTGTTAACGAAAAGACAAAGTTTATTCTCATCAACACGCCTCAGAATGTTCCTGGAAAGGTCTGGAACGTCGAGGAGCTTCAAATTATCGCAGAAGTGGCAAAGCAGTTCGACGCTGTCGTCATCTCAGATGAGGTGTACATGCATCTTACCTATGGCAAGCCCCATGTTTCCATCGCATCATTGCCGGACATGTGGGAGCGCACTGTTACGCTTTGCAGCGCTGGAAAAACTTTCTCGTGCACTGGATGGAAAATTGGCTGGGCTGTGGGCTGCGCTAAACTGACTGCACCGATTGCACAAGTTGTCTCCTACCAGTCATTCTGCTGCTCTACACCGCTCCAGATTGCCATCGCCAGGGCTGCTGCAAAGGCTGCGGAAAACGGTTTCTACGACATCCTGCGCGATGAATACTCAGCACGCGTGGAGCAGGTGTCGAGTATGCTCGCAGCCAGCGGCTTATGCCCTGTGAATCCCCAAGGTGGTTTTTTCGTTCTCGCTGACATCACAAAGGTGGATCCAAAGCACTACTACGATGCCTCAAACAAGTCACAGGCAAAGGACTGGCAATTCTGTATGTGGCTTATAAAGAAAATCGGCGTTTGCGCCATTCCTGTGACGGCTTTCTGCCAAGAACAGAGCAAGCCGCTCTACGAGAATTATGTCCgcttcgcctgctgcagGTCACAGAGTGAGCTGCATACTGCAGCTGAGAGGCTCCAAAATCTACAGGACTATCTTCTCTGA
- a CDS encoding putative vesicle-associated membrane protein, which produces MELKVRDRSAEFSERRAAVRTRRDRSESAVPEQPTEQLFIVPLWSRLPSDFAENALALSHQIDQLRSMHLLFLKPKLRSKGEEDELQASIDKQAVEIQAFLKMLEHTIILGTQLKSTYSEEEARIVKNVQTHLTARFKELALQFKSAQELFGTELHRREQKSSKYMKIGSDAAYEAVQQEERTVQFLEMGFTEQDAQSLLIEDMQRDRTSKEIKDILDSIQEIHRMFEDLHSMVVDQGTMLDRIDYNVDKALVSASKAQIELEKARENQSSCILM; this is translated from the coding sequence ATGGAACTGAAAGTCAGGGACCGCTCCGCCGAGTTTTCtgagcggcgcgccgccgtgcgcacAAGGCGCGATCGTTCTGAATCTGCCGTACCAGAGCAGCCAACGGAGCAGCTTTTTATAGTTCCGCTTTGGAGCAGGCTTCCATCTGACTTCGCGGAAAACgcactcgctctctcacaTCAAATTGACCAGCTCCGTTCGAtgcacctcctcttcctgaAGCCGAAGCTCCGCAGCAAGGGTGAGGAAGACGAGCTGCAAGCTTCGATTGATAAGCAGGCAGTCGAGATTCAGGCCTTTCTAAAGATGTTGGAGCACACTATTATTCTCGGCACCCAGCTCAAAAGCACGTACTCTGAAGAAGAAGCACGCATCGTCAAGAACGTTCAGACGCACCTGACAGCTCGCTTCAAGGAGCTTGCTCTACAATTTAAGTCTGCTCAGGAATTATTTGGAACTGAGCTGCACCGGCGAGAGCAGAAATCTAGCAAGTACATGAAGATTGGAAGCGATGCTGCCTACGAAGCAGTCCAGCAAGAGGAACGAACTGTCCAATTTCTCGAAATGGGCTTCACAGAGCAGGACGCACAGTCTCTCCTGATCGAGGATATGCAACGAGATCGAACAAGCAAAGAGATCAAGGATATCCTTGACAGCATACAAGAGATTCACCGCATGTTCGAGGATCTTCACAGCATGGTAGTCGATCAGGGGACAATGCTGGACAGGATCGATTACAATGTAGACAAAGCATTGGTGAGCGCATCGAAAGCACAGATCGAACTGGAAAAAGCTCGCGAGAATCAGAGCAGCTGCATCCTTATGTGA